The following coding sequences lie in one Mycobacterium sp. DL440 genomic window:
- a CDS encoding ImmA/IrrE family metallo-endopeptidase, whose amino-acid sequence MKAWRALTTRARLTTPELHDGFCSPRSKGVGKLLPQRDLGERVRRLRLVAGIGQVEFAERLGVANGSVSKIENGRMPVSDDLLEQMANVLDCTPAFLTARELVGPTTRPWLRAYADASKKTVDQQAADCTTAVEVSEILGLRRMPDSIPVFDGDLSDDDAIEQFALDVRAAAQLGESDVVGNAIRAAERLGCFVLPMRSELGKHLGLSVRANLIPVLCVARAAAENSHDGVPGDRQRFTVAHELGHLGLHAGLGPPESAHDASRVEKQAHHFAGAFLGPGDALLQDLREEGNRVTLRTLAILKERWGISIKALVMRFQGLGVVDSDQARSLYKQISARGWNKSEPIEVGGEDAIWLQRAIKQISADAPDSLKFASKTAGIGLSYLHRWTQWEAPEENSPDTARVLAMRQQPRKRPSPRSVDAAPQKAMIVSLPARRNR is encoded by the coding sequence ATGAAGGCCTGGAGGGCTTTGACGACGAGGGCTCGGCTGACGACACCGGAACTGCATGACGGCTTCTGCAGTCCACGTTCGAAAGGAGTTGGGAAGTTGTTGCCGCAACGCGACTTAGGGGAGCGAGTTCGCAGACTGCGGCTGGTCGCTGGAATCGGGCAGGTCGAATTCGCGGAGCGGCTAGGTGTCGCGAACGGGTCTGTGTCCAAGATTGAAAATGGCCGGATGCCGGTCTCGGATGACCTCTTGGAGCAGATGGCGAACGTACTGGACTGCACGCCAGCGTTTCTCACGGCGCGGGAACTGGTAGGGCCGACTACGCGGCCTTGGCTACGCGCCTACGCCGACGCGTCAAAAAAGACCGTCGATCAGCAAGCCGCGGACTGCACAACAGCGGTCGAGGTGTCCGAGATTCTCGGGCTTCGGCGGATGCCCGACAGCATTCCAGTGTTTGACGGCGACCTGTCCGATGACGACGCAATAGAACAGTTCGCGCTCGACGTACGCGCTGCGGCACAGCTCGGGGAGTCTGATGTAGTCGGCAACGCGATCAGGGCTGCTGAGCGGCTGGGCTGCTTCGTGCTACCAATGCGCAGTGAACTAGGCAAGCACCTCGGACTATCCGTCCGGGCAAACCTCATCCCGGTATTGTGCGTGGCTCGGGCCGCTGCGGAGAACTCGCATGACGGCGTCCCGGGCGACCGGCAACGGTTCACCGTCGCGCATGAGCTTGGACACCTAGGGCTGCACGCAGGCCTAGGGCCCCCAGAGTCGGCACACGACGCTAGCCGCGTCGAGAAGCAGGCGCATCACTTCGCTGGCGCATTCCTCGGGCCAGGTGATGCGCTGTTGCAAGACCTTCGAGAGGAAGGCAACCGCGTCACGCTCCGCACACTTGCCATACTCAAAGAGCGTTGGGGTATCTCAATTAAGGCACTGGTCATGCGATTTCAGGGACTTGGTGTCGTCGACAGCGACCAGGCCCGCAGCCTCTACAAGCAGATCTCCGCGCGCGGGTGGAACAAGTCCGAACCAATCGAAGTCGGTGGCGAGGACGCCATCTGGCTTCAACGGGCAATCAAGCAGATCTCCGCCGACGCGCCCGACAGCCTGAAGTTCGCATCGAAGACCGCCGGCATCGGGTTGTCCTATCTTCACAGGTGGACACAATGGGAGGCGCCAGAGGAAAACAGCCCGGATACGGCGCGGGTGCTCGCAATGCGACAGCAACCTCGAAAAAGGCCGTCGCCACGCTCCGTAGACGCCGCGCCCCAGAAGGCAATGATCGTCAGCTTGCCGGCAAGGCGCAACCGTTAG
- a CDS encoding nitroreductase family deazaflavin-dependent oxidoreductase: MRVPRRIAHFNKRVTNPAARAITPWLPSLGTLEHVGRKSGKRYRTPLLVFKAHDGYATLIGYGPQTDWLKNVLAGGPTMLRKRGRVVALTNPQVMSKAEAAAFVTRRSLPLYRAFPYNEAVLLLTVASSAR, translated from the coding sequence ATGCGCGTCCCTCGACGAATCGCACATTTCAACAAGCGAGTCACCAATCCGGCGGCTCGCGCGATCACACCGTGGCTTCCGAGCCTCGGGACGCTTGAGCATGTCGGGCGGAAGTCGGGTAAGCGATATCGAACGCCCCTCTTGGTATTCAAGGCCCACGACGGCTACGCCACACTCATCGGTTACGGCCCGCAGACGGACTGGTTGAAGAACGTGCTGGCTGGCGGACCGACGATGCTGCGCAAGCGGGGACGGGTTGTCGCGCTCACCAACCCACAGGTCATGAGCAAGGCCGAGGCCGCGGCTTTCGTCACACGGCGTTCCCTACCGCTCTACAGAGCATTTCCCTACAACGAGGCAGTTCTGCTGCTGACGGTTGCGAGCTCCGCGCGCTGA
- a CDS encoding serine/threonine-protein kinase: protein MDSRVGTTFGKYSLTRLLGRGGMGEVYEAFDADKNRTVALKILADQYSSDATFRTRFQRESHAAAVLQEPHVIPIHDWGEIDGSLYIDMRLVQGTTLSDLIADGPLAPARAVAIATQIAAALDAAHAAGLIHRDIKPQNIIVTPADFAYLVDFGIAESAGDSRLTTEGSRIGTINYMAPERFTGQTVTPAVDSYSLACVLYESLTGHPPFVGDNLESVLAAHISAPPPRPSTTNPTVPTTFDDVVARGMAKDPDDRYGSAGGLGRAAQRALLAGSAPSTLPHQAPTLAAPMVSPPPHQPAEPAQPPRGRGWVLPTVIAVAAALILGGLGVVIGMLAGNTEQPAEPPPAASERDPAKPGGPVPPLITGPDQSSLHQSCDDGFAATTASGFASRAGRGTPETSCLFTNSVLTSYWAEYGNASPLPRAVSAPGAVDCGKVPGALCDGSNFLMHCQQLPGDSWITCTGGKNARVYLW from the coding sequence GTGGATTCGCGCGTCGGTACGACGTTCGGCAAGTATTCGCTCACGCGCCTGCTCGGAAGGGGCGGGATGGGGGAGGTATATGAGGCTTTCGACGCGGACAAGAACCGGACCGTGGCCTTGAAGATCCTCGCCGACCAGTACTCCAGCGACGCCACGTTTCGTACCCGATTCCAGCGGGAATCGCATGCGGCCGCGGTGCTGCAGGAACCGCATGTCATCCCCATCCACGACTGGGGCGAGATCGACGGCAGCCTCTACATCGACATGCGGCTGGTGCAGGGTACGACGCTGTCGGATCTGATCGCCGACGGTCCGCTGGCCCCGGCGCGGGCGGTGGCCATCGCCACCCAGATCGCCGCAGCCCTGGACGCCGCGCACGCGGCTGGGTTGATCCACCGCGACATCAAGCCGCAGAACATCATCGTCACGCCGGCCGATTTCGCCTACCTGGTCGACTTCGGCATCGCCGAGAGCGCGGGCGACAGCCGGTTGACCACCGAGGGTTCCCGCATCGGCACCATCAATTACATGGCGCCCGAACGGTTCACCGGTCAGACGGTGACGCCGGCGGTCGATTCGTACTCGCTGGCGTGTGTGTTGTACGAGTCGTTGACCGGCCATCCCCCGTTCGTCGGCGACAATCTGGAAAGCGTGCTCGCCGCGCACATTTCCGCGCCGCCCCCGCGGCCCAGCACCACAAATCCGACCGTGCCCACGACTTTCGACGATGTGGTGGCGCGCGGCATGGCCAAGGACCCCGACGACCGATACGGGTCCGCAGGCGGATTGGGACGTGCAGCACAACGTGCGCTGCTGGCCGGATCGGCGCCGTCGACCCTGCCGCACCAGGCGCCGACGCTCGCCGCGCCAATGGTCAGTCCACCACCGCATCAACCGGCCGAGCCTGCACAGCCGCCGCGCGGGCGGGGCTGGGTGCTGCCGACCGTCATCGCAGTGGCGGCCGCGCTGATCCTCGGCGGCCTCGGTGTCGTGATCGGCATGCTCGCCGGTAACACCGAACAGCCCGCGGAGCCGCCTCCCGCCGCGTCCGAGAGGGACCCAGCGAAGCCAGGAGGCCCGGTGCCACCGTTGATCACCGGCCCCGACCAGAGCAGCCTGCACCAGTCGTGCGACGACGGATTCGCAGCGACCACGGCCAGCGGGTTCGCGAGTCGCGCCGGGCGCGGAACACCGGAAACCTCATGCCTTTTCACCAACAGCGTGCTGACGTCGTACTGGGCCGAATACGGCAATGCAAGCCCGCTACCGCGCGCGGTGTCGGCCCCAGGTGCTGTGGACTGTGGCAAGGTGCCCGGTGCGC
- a CDS encoding FMN-binding glutamate synthase family protein: MIRFGAVAALTVLAAILVVVAVIGSWGWWILAAATVLLAGVGCYDLIQRRHSVLRNYPVVGHMRYLLEALRPELQQYFIERNFDGRPFDRDVRSLIYERAKGTAAELSYGTERDINVEGYEYLVHSTAPIDEPPEPFRARIGGPDCRHPYDMALMNISAMSFGALSGNALRALNNGAKLGGFAHDTGEGGLTPYHLGGADVVWEIGSGYFGTRTRDGAFDPDQFADKAADDAVKCISIKLSQGAKPGVGGVLPAAKVSEEIARYRGVPAGQKCVSPAAHSTFHTPRELIGFVARLRELADGKPVGFKLCVGSRVDVLAICKAMLADGITPDFIIVDGAEGGTAAAPLEYEDHVGLPLTDGLMTVHNALVGTGLRDVIRVGASGKVATGTDIVKRLIQGADYTNAARPMMMATGCIQSQRCHTNHCPVGVATQDPRRARALDVADKSQRVFRYQRATVGQAMRLMASMGITDPAQLSPHLLRKRLSATEQRSYAELFEWLPAGALLSEPPESWRMDWEAAAPDSFTPVGTQHI; the protein is encoded by the coding sequence ATGATCCGGTTCGGCGCCGTGGCGGCATTGACGGTGTTGGCGGCGATCCTGGTTGTGGTGGCGGTCATCGGGTCGTGGGGCTGGTGGATCCTGGCCGCAGCGACGGTGTTGCTCGCAGGGGTCGGTTGCTATGACCTGATCCAGCGGCGGCACTCCGTGCTGCGCAACTATCCCGTCGTGGGGCATATGCGTTACCTGCTGGAGGCGCTGCGCCCCGAGTTGCAGCAGTACTTCATCGAGCGCAACTTCGACGGACGCCCGTTCGATCGGGACGTGCGATCGTTGATATACGAACGGGCCAAGGGCACCGCCGCCGAGCTGTCCTACGGCACTGAGCGTGACATCAATGTCGAGGGCTACGAGTACCTCGTCCACTCGACTGCACCGATCGACGAGCCGCCGGAACCGTTCCGGGCGCGCATCGGCGGGCCGGACTGCCGGCACCCCTACGACATGGCGTTGATGAACATCTCGGCGATGAGCTTCGGAGCCCTGTCGGGCAACGCATTACGCGCGTTGAACAACGGAGCCAAGCTCGGCGGTTTCGCTCACGACACCGGTGAAGGTGGGCTGACGCCCTATCATCTGGGCGGGGCCGACGTGGTGTGGGAGATCGGTTCTGGCTACTTCGGTACCCGCACGCGCGACGGCGCCTTCGATCCGGATCAGTTCGCCGACAAGGCCGCCGACGACGCGGTCAAGTGCATTTCGATCAAGTTGAGTCAGGGTGCCAAGCCCGGCGTGGGCGGAGTCTTGCCGGCTGCCAAGGTCAGCGAGGAGATCGCGCGGTATCGCGGCGTGCCGGCGGGTCAGAAATGCGTCAGCCCGGCAGCGCATTCGACGTTTCACACCCCACGGGAACTGATCGGGTTCGTTGCCCGGCTGCGTGAACTGGCCGATGGAAAACCGGTGGGGTTCAAGCTGTGCGTCGGCTCGCGAGTCGACGTCTTGGCGATCTGCAAGGCGATGCTCGCCGATGGCATCACCCCGGACTTCATCATCGTCGACGGCGCCGAGGGCGGGACGGCAGCCGCACCCCTGGAATACGAAGACCATGTCGGCCTGCCGCTGACGGACGGCCTGATGACGGTGCACAATGCACTCGTCGGCACCGGGCTGCGTGACGTCATCCGGGTGGGTGCCAGCGGCAAGGTGGCCACCGGTACCGACATCGTCAAGCGTCTGATCCAAGGCGCCGACTACACCAATGCCGCCCGCCCGATGATGATGGCCACGGGCTGCATCCAGTCCCAGCGCTGTCACACCAACCACTGTCCGGTCGGGGTGGCCACCCAGGATCCGCGGCGGGCACGTGCCCTCGATGTTGCCGACAAGAGCCAACGGGTGTTCCGGTATCAGCGCGCGACAGTGGGGCAGGCGATGCGCTTGATGGCGTCGATGGGCATCACCGACCCGGCGCAGCTTTCGCCTCACCTACTGCGGAAACGGCTGTCCGCCACCGAACAGCGGTCCTACGCCGAACTGTTCGAGTGGCTGCCTGCAGGAGCGCTCCTGAGCGAACCGCCGGAGAGCTGGCGGATGGACTGGGAAGCCGCAGCGCCGGACTCGTTCACACCTGTTGGAACACAACATATTTGA
- a CDS encoding type VII secretion target, which yields MANELHVDAAGLRSASASSENVAADLAGFSLEATASSQPSGAGVAAVNAALTSVKNRQSARLTGQADALSVSSTRYDTTDTDGHDAITTVSV from the coding sequence ATGGCAAACGAACTACATGTGGATGCGGCGGGCCTTCGGTCAGCCTCGGCCAGCAGCGAGAACGTCGCAGCGGACCTGGCCGGCTTCTCCTTAGAGGCCACCGCGTCCTCGCAGCCCAGTGGTGCCGGTGTGGCTGCGGTCAACGCTGCGCTCACCTCTGTGAAGAATCGCCAGTCGGCGCGCCTGACCGGCCAGGCCGATGCCCTCTCGGTGAGCAGCACCCGCTACGACACCACAGACACCGATGGCCACGACGCCATCACCACGGTGTCCGTGTGA
- a CDS encoding tyrosine-type recombinase/integrase, with amino-acid sequence MATISKYQTSSGATRYRVRYRTPSRQQTDKRGFKTKRDAEIFAATVEVEKLTGSYVAPALGKVTVGELGPDWLARQKAIIKPSAFHSVESAWRVHVEPRWASKAIADINFSDVQSWVAELAGRRKGTVVRTAYDVLARILDDAVKDRRLARNAARGVKLPARSKRKNIYLTADQLQALAVEAGLYRSLVLLLGTAGLRWGEAAALRVGDIDFLKRKVVLHENAVTVGADVHVGTLKSGKERAVVLPAFVVDEPAKTCRGKQHGDLIWPSRDGSHLGPPSSHDSWMSGAVERCQTAATAARTKESKGGKEPTTPVFPRVTAHALRHTAASLAISAGANVKMVQRMLGHSSAAMTLDVYADLFDDDLTGVADRLDETVGKMWAKRSQAAV; translated from the coding sequence ATGGCCACGATTAGCAAGTACCAAACCTCTTCTGGCGCAACGCGCTACAGGGTTCGCTACCGGACACCAAGTCGTCAGCAGACCGACAAGCGCGGGTTTAAGACAAAGCGGGACGCCGAGATTTTCGCGGCCACAGTGGAGGTGGAGAAGCTCACCGGCAGCTACGTTGCACCCGCTCTCGGCAAGGTCACGGTTGGCGAACTTGGGCCTGATTGGCTGGCCCGCCAGAAAGCCATCATTAAGCCCTCGGCGTTCCACTCGGTGGAGTCAGCTTGGCGCGTTCACGTCGAACCACGATGGGCGTCAAAGGCCATCGCGGACATCAACTTTTCTGACGTTCAGTCGTGGGTCGCAGAGTTGGCCGGCAGACGCAAGGGCACGGTCGTCCGGACCGCGTACGACGTGCTGGCGCGGATCCTCGACGATGCGGTGAAGGATCGTCGGCTGGCGCGTAATGCGGCTCGGGGTGTGAAGCTCCCAGCGCGGTCGAAGCGCAAAAACATCTACCTAACGGCCGATCAGCTCCAAGCGCTCGCAGTTGAGGCAGGTCTGTACCGATCGCTGGTATTGCTACTCGGAACGGCGGGCCTCCGCTGGGGTGAGGCCGCAGCGCTTCGGGTCGGTGATATCGACTTCCTGAAGCGCAAGGTGGTGTTGCATGAGAACGCTGTCACGGTTGGCGCCGATGTGCACGTTGGCACACTGAAGTCGGGCAAGGAGCGGGCCGTTGTGTTGCCTGCGTTCGTCGTTGACGAGCCGGCTAAGACGTGCAGAGGTAAGCAGCACGGCGACCTAATCTGGCCGTCACGCGACGGTAGCCACCTCGGCCCCCCGTCGTCTCATGACTCATGGATGTCTGGTGCGGTCGAACGGTGCCAGACTGCGGCCACGGCAGCCAGGACCAAGGAGAGCAAGGGCGGCAAGGAACCAACCACGCCCGTTTTCCCGAGGGTCACGGCGCACGCACTGCGGCACACTGCGGCGTCGTTAGCGATCAGCGCAGGAGCGAACGTGAAGATGGTTCAGCGGATGCTGGGGCACTCGTCGGCGGCCATGACGTTGGACGTCTACGCCGACTTATTCGATGACGACCTCACTGGAGTTGCCGACAGATTAGATGAGACTGTGGGCAAAATGTGGGCAAAACGCTCCCAGGCCGCAGTCTAG
- a CDS encoding cutinase family protein — protein MTSKPALILAFAAFAAAVPAVMPATATAAPCPDVEVVFARGTNEPPGLGSVGGPFVDDLRSRVAPRTVDAAAVDYPATNDFNTSTPAGTDAARSLIESIAASCPNTKMVLGGYSQGAAVIEKATNEASPQVADHVAATALFGTPLTSFSGLLAAGQTLPMLAPQYTANSIAQCNEGDPICWEGGWDMGAHVSYVQSGKVAQAADFAAGKL, from the coding sequence ATGACCAGCAAGCCTGCTTTGATTCTGGCGTTCGCGGCATTCGCCGCAGCTGTCCCGGCCGTCATGCCGGCGACGGCCACCGCGGCACCGTGCCCCGACGTCGAGGTGGTGTTCGCCCGCGGCACCAACGAGCCCCCGGGCCTGGGCAGTGTCGGCGGTCCCTTCGTCGACGATCTGCGGTCGCGGGTCGCGCCGCGCACCGTCGACGCGGCGGCAGTCGACTACCCGGCGACCAATGACTTCAACACCAGCACCCCGGCCGGCACTGACGCGGCGCGGTCACTCATCGAGTCCATCGCCGCCAGCTGTCCGAATACGAAGATGGTGCTCGGCGGTTACTCACAGGGCGCGGCAGTGATCGAAAAGGCCACCAACGAGGCGTCTCCGCAGGTCGCCGACCATGTGGCGGCCACCGCACTGTTCGGTACCCCGCTCACCAGCTTCTCGGGTCTGCTGGCCGCCGGGCAGACGCTCCCGATGCTGGCACCGCAGTACACGGCCAACTCCATCGCCCAGTGCAACGAGGGCGATCCGATCTGCTGGGAAGGCGGCTGGGACATGGGTGCCCATGTGTCCTATGTGCAGTCCGGAAAGGTCGCGCAGGCAGCCGATTTCGCTGCGGGCAAGCTGTAG